The Shewanella mesophila genome contains the following window.
TTTGTTAATTGCCGCTTTAGTCGCTCGGCAGACCACAGGGTCTCCAGATAAAATTTCATTACCTGTAACGAAACCATCTTTGGCCAACCGGATAAAGATACGACAGCTTTTACCTCGCATAGATTCGTCTACAACTAAGTTACGCTGAATCGTCGCGCGGATCATCGACGTATAACGCTGCACTTCGCTCACCACTTGTTTATTGCGAGTCTGCGATAAAGCTGCTTGCTCTGCGGCTAATGCTTCTTGCATCATACGCTCTTGCTCTAAACGCGCCTGCTCTTCCGCTTTACGTTTACGCTCAGCTTCCTCTTTACGTTTGCGTTCGTCCGCCGCCTTTTTCGCTGCTGCCTCCTCTTGCTTGCGCTTAGCTTCAGCTTTGGCGGCTGCTTCTTCAGAGGCTTTACGCTCAGCTTCTTTCTTCTTACGCTGTGCTTCCGCCTGCGCGGCTTTCTCTTTTTCTTGCTTCTCTTTCAACTTGGCAGCCTTAGCGGCTGCGGCTGCATTTTGAGTTTCTATCTCTTTTTGCTTACGCTGTTGTTCGAGTTTCTTTATTTGTGCCTGCTCACGCTCACGGGCTTGTTTAGCTTCATTCGCTCTGCGTTCGAGTTCATCTTGACGCGCTTTCTCTTTACGCTCGGCTTCTCGCTTATCGGCCTTAAGCTTTTCAGCATATTCCGTCACTTTTTTTTGGTCGACGACGACAGCCTGTACCGCAGGGGCACTGACTTGCGGAACCACTTTAGGTTTCTCATCGAAGTTGACGCCCATCGCCACTATAACTATCACGCCAATGTGAATACTGGCTGAAACTATGAGCGGTATTTTAAAATCTGATTTAGCTGCCACCTACTACTCCTCTGGTGAATCTGTCATCAGCCCAACAGACGGCACCCCAGCCTTTTGCAACGAAACCATCAACTGAATCACTTTTTCATAGGCGATGCTGCGATCCGCTTTAACCACCACAGGGCGCTCAGGCTCAAGCTGAATGATGGCACTCACTCTGATCGCCAGCTCTTCTAAATCCAATGTTTCTTTTGAGCTGCTATTGCCTACATCTAGGTAATAATCGCCATCGGCATCGATGGATGCCACAACGGGCGGTTTACTGTCGGCAGGAAGCGACTCTGCAGCCCCTTGAGGTAAATCAACTTTTACCCCTTGAGTCACGATCGGCGCCGTAACCATAAAGATGATCAATAACACCAACATCACGTCGATATAGGGAACAACGTTGATTTCCGCTACTGGCCTGCGTCTTTTACGTTGATAACCTTGTTGCATTACACCATTTCCTTTTCGCTGTAAGCTTGGCGATGTAAAATGCTGGAAAACTCTTCCATAAAGTTGGCATAAGACATCTCTATCTTATCCACTTGAGTCGAAAACCGGTTGTAGGCTATAACAGCGGGAATTGCCGCAAATAGGCCCATGGCTGTCGCGATAAGCGCCTCGGCAATACCTGGGGCAACCATAGCCAAGGTCGCATTTTCTACCGCGCCTAAGGCGATAAAGGAGTTCATAATCCCCCACACAGTGCCAAACAGACCGATATAGGGACTGGTTGAGCCAATGGTAGCGAGTAGTGGCAAATGGGTTTCGAGTTTTTCGAGTTCACGAGACAGCGATACTCGCATCGCGCGGTAACTGCCATCCATCACTGCGCTTGGCACTTTGCCGCTAAGATTATTTAAACGAGCGTACTCCTTGAAACCAGTATAAAACAGGGTTTCTAGGCCTGTATTACTCTCCTGTCTGGCTGACAGCTCTTTGTAGAGCTTATTGAGATCGACCCCAGACCAAAACTTATCTTCAAATTTAAGGGAGCGTTCTCGCGCTACAGCCAAAAGCCTTCGGCGTTGGATGATCACAGCCCATGAGACGACAGATAACGCGAGCAGCGTCAGCATGACAAACTTAACCAGCAAACTAGCCTGTAAAAACAGACCGATAAAAGAAATATCAGCTTCCACCCTTAAACTCCTGAACAATATTTTGGGGAATGGCCCTTGGTCTCATACGTGACAAGGCAACACATGCAACGAGAATCGTGCCTTCGCAATACAGCTTGCCAGAATCATCTAACAAACGCTGCCGAAACAGTAGCGAGGCCTTCTTCATCTCTATGACCTCTGATTCGACAAAAAGGTCCTGCTCAAAACGAGCGGCTACCTTGAAGTCCAGTTCCGCTTTTTTTACAACAAACGCAATATCATCAGCTAACAACTGAGTCTGCCTAATCCCCATGTTTTTAAGCCACTCTGTGCGAGCACGCTCAAAAAAATTAAGGTAGTTAGAGTGATAAACCACTCCTCCAGCGTCTGTATCTTCGTAATAAACAGAAATAGGCCAACGAAACATAGATTCTAATTGCCAAACATTAGATAAATAGAGGCCTACTATACCTATCGCATCATCAATTGTGAATGGTTCAAACCGCAACTGTTACCACTAACTTCATAAAATTTTGTTAATAAAAAAGGGAAGTTAATCACTTCCCTTTTACCGCCAACTTTTAAACAGCGGAGTTACAGCCCCAAGTTACAGACCTAAGTTACAAACCTAAGTTACTCGGTTACAAACCTAAGTTACTCGCCAATCTTAGCCGGTACCGTTAAACCAAAGCTGTGCCACAAGAAACTATAGATATCGGCAAATTCATCAATCTTCATTGCCGTAGGCTTACCTGCTCCATGACCCGCCTTCGATTCGATACGCATAATCACAGGTGCATCACCTGTTTGTCTATCTTGCAATAGGGCACCAAACTTAAAGCTGTGCAGCGGCACAACCCGGTCATCATGATCCGCCGTCATCACCATAGTAGCAGGATAGTCACGCTCGTTAATATTATGATAAGGCGAATAAGCTAATAGTGCTGGGAACTGCTCAGCGACATCGGCACTGCCATATTCACTGGTCCATGCCCATCCAATCGTAAACTTATGGAACCTGAGCATATCGAGAACACCAACGGCGGGTAGTACCGCAGCAAAAAGATCGGGACGTTGGGTTAACGCAGCTCCCATCAACAAACCACCGTTACTACGCCCATAGGCACCAAGCTTACGAGTATTGGTATAATTGTTATCGATTAGATACTGCGCAGCCGCATAATAATCGTCAAATACGTTTTGCTTCTTATCGAACATGCCCGCTTGATGCCAGCTTTCGCCATACTCTGCCCCACCACGTAGATTAGGCACAGCATAAATACCGCCCATATCCATCCAAGCAATATTGGCAGGGCTAAAACGAGGTGTCAGTGATATCGCGAATCCACCGTAGGCATATAACAAGGTTGGATTGTTACCATCAAGTTTTAAGCCCTTTTTATAGGACACCATCATAGGCACACGAGTGCCATCCTTACTGGTATAGAAAACCTGATCTGACACATAGTCACTTGGATTAAATGAGATATCTGGCTTGGCATACAAGCTAGACTCACCCGTTTTGAAATCAAACTTATAGGTCGTCTGTGGCTGAACATAACTATTAAAGGTGTAATAGAAGTAATCTTTGCTGCGCTTACCATAAGGGCCAGCAATCTTACCCTTACCCGGTAACTCAACATCTTGGCGTTTGACACCATCCATACTGAATATTGACAACTGTCCTAAAACGTCATGCAGATAACTAACTACCAAATGGTCGTTAATAATCGCCACGCTAGCGATAGGATCGCTCGACTCAGCAATAATTGTCTCCCAGTGAGCTTTCGCTGGGCGGTTAATATCTATCGCAATAACTTTGCCATTAGGCGCATCTAAATCCGTCTTAAAATAAAATACTGACTTATCATTGCCGAGGAAGCTATATTCCGCTTCAAGGTCGACAATTAATTCAACCACTGACGCATTTTCTTCAGTTAACGATTTATAGAAAAAACGATTTCGGCTGTCGGTACCCTGTGAAATGGAGATCAGCAGATAGTCACCTTGTTCCGATACTTCAGCGCCAAAACCCCAATCTTTATTCTGTGGACGCTCGTAAACCAGCGTATCTTGAGATTGATCTGTGCCTAACTTATGAAAATATACTTTTTGATTAAAATTAACATCCGCGAGTAGATTACCGCCTTCTGGAGCGTCATAGCGTGAATAGTAAACCCCTTGGTTATCTTTACTCCACTGTGCACTAGAAAATTTAATCCAATTAAGTTCATCAAGGAGTTTTTCCCCCGTCGCTACATCCACAAATTGCCACTGCTGCCAATCAGAGCCTGATTTAGATACACCATAGGCAATCGTTTTACCGTCGCCACTGACCGACACACCGCTTAATGCCACCGTACCATCGGTTGAAAATGCATTCGGATCTAAGGCAACTTTCTCTTGCCCAGCCTTATCTTTTACATATAAAACCGACTGAGCTTGTAAGCCATCATTACGATAGTAAAACGTATTACTGCCGTGTTCAGCTGGAGCGGTGACTTTTTCAAAATTCCACAATTGAGTAATGCGTTCGACAATAGCTTGTTTATTTTCTATCTGAGCCAGGTAATCATGCCCGGCTTGTTGCTGCTGCTTAACCCAAGCATGGGTCGCATCAGTTTCCTCTTCAAGAAAGCGATATGGATCGGCAACCTCTACACCATGAATGGTTTCAGTCACGCCAGTTGGCGTACTTATTGTTTGTTGAACATCGACTTGCGATGCATTGTACTGACAACCAACGAGCGTAAGCCCGAGTCCAGCAATAAAAAGGTGTTGCTTAGATAATATCGTTTTAAGAAACATCTGTAGCCATCCTGGGAATCTAGTTATTATTTGACATCAAAGTGTGAGCAAACGCCCATAACCTCGTACTATACAAGCAAAATAAAACTGTGCAATGGGCTCGAAACATTCAATTTAAAACTAATCCATCCCAATTGTTAATAAAAAACCAACATAGATAGATTTATTAAATCGTAGAGTTATGCACTAAATATGACTAATTCCGCGCAAAGGCGGAAAATTAGTGAATTCAGCATAAAAATGCCCACCGCACCGGATTAGTTTTACTAATCTAAATAGGTAATTTTTTTAGTTTGTTGGTTTAAAAATCTGGTCCTATAATTCACCTCGTTTTCAGGAAGTGTCTACTCCAGGTAGATTTGAAAACAAGAACTCCGAAGTCATGTGCCGCGCACGTGAATTCATCCCTGGTTCTTATGCTTGACTTCCTTCCTTCAATTTGTTGATTGCAATATATTATTTGCGGCCCACTTAATTATTAAGTGGGCTTTTTTTTATCTGAATTTTAGTACCCACAAATTTCTCACAGAAACAGTTATACCAATGCTTAAAACAATAAACCCAGCATTCGCTGGGTTTATGTGAGATAAGTAACGGACACTTAAAGAGGCTTACTGAGCCTAATGACGACTCGCCTATTTCTTGAACGCTCATCTATGGTGGCATTGGATGCGACATGGCGTTTTTCACCATGACCAAGCGTGTGAATCCGCTCTTGGGGGATACCAGCCGAAACAAATAACTCTTTCACAGAATCGGCTCGCTTTTCAGAGACCTTCTTATTAACGGACCGCCCACCATAACTATCGGTATAAGCGTCAATCAATACTAACTCCACCTCTGGATCATAGGACAGATATTCCTGTACCTTAGCAATTTGCGCCTTAGAGTAGCGAGTTAGCTCTGCACCACCAAACTCATAAGTCAGTACAGTAAAGGCAATATCTTCGAAACTATAGGGGAGTAAATTAGCAAGACAGGAGCGGAAATCACTATACTTACGAGCAAAATTAGCCGCCGACAATCCCACTGCAACTTTACTTGAGCGGTTATACCAATCGGCGTAATAGAAAGTCGGCTGCATGCCTCTCTCTAATTCATTAAGCATCGACCAAGCCGCATTTTTGGGCACTTCACCACTAAAATATTTTTGATAGGTCAGATCGGTTATCGGTTTCGATGAAACACCTGGGCGCCAGGCTGGTGCCATACTCATCAATTTGGCGTTAGTGACTTCGTCAGGTTTCACCCACATATCAAGGGTAAAATTAAGATCATGA
Protein-coding sequences here:
- the ybgC gene encoding tol-pal system-associated acyl-CoA thioesterase, which produces MFRWPISVYYEDTDAGGVVYHSNYLNFFERARTEWLKNMGIRQTQLLADDIAFVVKKAELDFKVAARFEQDLFVESEVIEMKKASLLFRQRLLDDSGKLYCEGTILVACVALSRMRPRAIPQNIVQEFKGGS
- the tolR gene encoding protein TolR, translating into MQQGYQRKRRRPVAEINVVPYIDVMLVLLIIFMVTAPIVTQGVKVDLPQGAAESLPADSKPPVVASIDADGDYYLDVGNSSSKETLDLEELAIRVSAIIQLEPERPVVVKADRSIAYEKVIQLMVSLQKAGVPSVGLMTDSPEE
- the tolA gene encoding cell envelope integrity protein TolA, with translation MAAKSDFKIPLIVSASIHIGVIVIVAMGVNFDEKPKVVPQVSAPAVQAVVVDQKKVTEYAEKLKADKREAERKEKARQDELERRANEAKQAREREQAQIKKLEQQRKQKEIETQNAAAAAKAAKLKEKQEKEKAAQAEAQRKKKEAERKASEEAAAKAEAKRKQEEAAAKKAADERKRKEEAERKRKAEEQARLEQERMMQEALAAEQAALSQTRNKQVVSEVQRYTSMIRATIQRNLVVDESMRGKSCRIFIRLAKDGFVTGNEILSGDPVVCRATKAAINKAGRLPVSQEADVYNKLKEINLTVQPEFN
- the tolQ gene encoding protein TolQ gives rise to the protein MEADISFIGLFLQASLLVKFVMLTLLALSVVSWAVIIQRRRLLAVARERSLKFEDKFWSGVDLNKLYKELSARQESNTGLETLFYTGFKEYARLNNLSGKVPSAVMDGSYRAMRVSLSRELEKLETHLPLLATIGSTSPYIGLFGTVWGIMNSFIALGAVENATLAMVAPGIAEALIATAMGLFAAIPAVIAYNRFSTQVDKIEMSYANFMEEFSSILHRQAYSEKEMV
- a CDS encoding prolyl oligopeptidase family serine peptidase is translated as MFLKTILSKQHLFIAGLGLTLVGCQYNASQVDVQQTISTPTGVTETIHGVEVADPYRFLEEETDATHAWVKQQQQAGHDYLAQIENKQAIVERITQLWNFEKVTAPAEHGSNTFYYRNDGLQAQSVLYVKDKAGQEKVALDPNAFSTDGTVALSGVSVSGDGKTIAYGVSKSGSDWQQWQFVDVATGEKLLDELNWIKFSSAQWSKDNQGVYYSRYDAPEGGNLLADVNFNQKVYFHKLGTDQSQDTLVYERPQNKDWGFGAEVSEQGDYLLISISQGTDSRNRFFYKSLTEENASVVELIVDLEAEYSFLGNDKSVFYFKTDLDAPNGKVIAIDINRPAKAHWETIIAESSDPIASVAIINDHLVVSYLHDVLGQLSIFSMDGVKRQDVELPGKGKIAGPYGKRSKDYFYYTFNSYVQPQTTYKFDFKTGESSLYAKPDISFNPSDYVSDQVFYTSKDGTRVPMMVSYKKGLKLDGNNPTLLYAYGGFAISLTPRFSPANIAWMDMGGIYAVPNLRGGAEYGESWHQAGMFDKKQNVFDDYYAAAQYLIDNNYTNTRKLGAYGRSNGGLLMGAALTQRPDLFAAVLPAVGVLDMLRFHKFTIGWAWTSEYGSADVAEQFPALLAYSPYHNINERDYPATMVMTADHDDRVVPLHSFKFGALLQDRQTGDAPVIMRIESKAGHGAGKPTAMKIDEFADIYSFLWHSFGLTVPAKIGE
- a CDS encoding flagellar protein MotY, translating into MWARVLLAVTLCLSLGVSMTAHGELRHYVASLEQSQWRLSDNTPIVCRLEHDIPSYGKAVFTSRAGKDHDLNFTLDMWVKPDEVTNAKLMSMAPAWRPGVSSKPITDLTYQKYFSGEVPKNAAWSMLNELERGMQPTFYYADWYNRSSKVAVGLSAANFARKYSDFRSCLANLLPYSFEDIAFTVLTYEFGGAELTRYSKAQIAKVQEYLSYDPEVELVLIDAYTDSYGGRSVNKKVSEKRADSVKELFVSAGIPQERIHTLGHGEKRHVASNATIDERSRNRRVVIRLSKPL